In the genome of Mytilus edulis chromosome 14, xbMytEdul2.2, whole genome shotgun sequence, the window ATTGTGACTGAattcttttctttcaatttgagaccaaataaaaccaatgcaaatataaggtaaaagccCGAGTtacccttttcccgccatttttggAAAACTAATGCACTTCAAACTTATAGTATAATTTCTACATTCTTGAATGTTTTGTAATTTCACCTAATTACATCCTTAAGTAGGGAAATAGTGCTCATATTTAAAAATACGGCTTCAatggataaaataaaaaatctctaATTTACTGCTTTAGCacatttgtttataatatgaaattataattctcatattttattaagTACCTTCTGGCTTCATTGTCGTCTGTGTTGTTGTCATCTGTGTATTTGTCGGTAGTGTTGTTGTTGTCAGTAGTGTTGTTGTTGTCGGTAGTGTTGTTGTCGTGGGTTGAGTTGTTGTAGAGGGTTGAGTTGTTGTTGTTGGTTGAGTTGTTGTCGTTGgttgtgttgttgttgttgttgttgtagctACTGTTGTCGTGACATGTTGCGTTGTGAGAGCTATAAAACATAGACGTTTAATATATGAGATAAACATCTTATTAcgaataaatgtaataaaaaatgtcctaacAAATTTACTTGTGTTGACTCATTCACAATATATGTGGATCcttatttaaacttttttctaTAAGATACTgcgaaagtacttttattcgcgGGGAACCAATTGTCGTAGTGTTCGTGGATGGCTtgatccacgaatttaagtgtttaacgaaataaaacaactgttttcaaaatcaAGACAAGGAAAATCCTAATACATGTTGTTTGACTAccgatatgatctagagaatacaTTGAATATCGGCAAATCTCAGACTACTTTAGTAGTGGTCACAGCAAAAATGCCATGTGAACAGTTACATCAACTGCAGGCAAGAGTATACCTatttaaaattgggaatggaaatggggaatgtgtcaaagagacaccaacccgtccatagagcagacaacagccgaaggacaccaattggtcttcaatgcagcgagaaattcccgcaaccggaggcgtctgTAATGATGTAcgtaggtgaggttttggaatttgtgataAATGTTTGGACTCCTTCGTgttttttccatacaatacaaggtgAAAAATTTTGCCCCATAACCTCCATTTATCTTTTCATAGAAtacttttatataattataaaaggtcatttaacaaggcagattcttgatttctttcttttgatttgagacccaaatattACCAATGCTAATATAAGTTAACAGTCAGAGTCAGACAATTCCCgccatatttcatttttaaatttttgaaatacttaagattttctacctcaggaatagattaccttagccgtatttggcaaaacttttaggaattttttgtcCTTAATGCTCTTTAAACTCTTAATTTATTTGGCCctttaaacattgtttgattagataagtcttttgtagacgaaacgcgcgtctggcttatatataatattttaatcctggtatttatgatgaaattattatacatcatatatatcgaaaaggagctccatgacctatcaatatgttTGGCCTTTTTTTATTCTTAACTTATACTCTTTTAGCTTAAAGCATCAAtattaaattcttgatttatttcaatttcactgatatcacctaagtacatccttaagatggcccctacacaaatatgtttactagttcagtgataatggacgtcatccTAACTGcgaattatataaatatattgctATGATAAAGTGTTTGTTTTATATCCTCGTAACTCTCGAAAGGGCTtgctttttaattcattttactACTTAGGATACATTAATAGGAATTGTGTCTGAgttttactaatattttttttaaattttattgccTATATAACTGTTTCTTTAAATATCATGTATGCAGATCCAAAAACATGATTGTTTCTATTACAACGACAAATATTGTTATCATACCACATGCTGCTTTATTTTCATCATCTTGGGCAGGACAATCGGGGTTTCCATCACAACGCAGCGCATCGTCTATGCACGTTCCACCGATGCATCTAAATCCAGAACATAGacctatatataatataatatgataaTATAGTTGTCATTATTTATGATTACTGAATTCACGACTcagttttttccttttttcactaaggtaaggtgggtgttttaaaaaaataacttgcaaccgggtgggtttttttttaaatgtccaaccttttttaatttactgtgggtgcacgtgggggtcacaaaaataaagattagtataatattcacattgtatggagttgaacaaacataaatagaagtagtcatattaattgtcaaatattctttgattttattttttcaaaaatttatctcttttatctcttctttcatttacaattttatgcatcAGCATGGATTTAAGGCCTTCTGATCCAGGTTTCtgttctgtttcttgcttttgtgccgtatttttggcaCACAGAACAGTAGTAGCCTTCCTCTGACTATAAGTCACTTGAAGTCttgctcatatttgtcttcacttgcgtgtcttttccgttgtttggttgatttttgttcaatttccaccacttcaacattactatcaattttatttaacttatttggtctagtattttcttatcatcatcgtcatcttcCTTTCATTTCCCCCGATTgattaatgaaaacattgaaatttgacgattcgacgccatctttgtcaatgaaaacaaggcgggattagtattcaaattttaacggtacggaaccgaaaaaaaatccggattttgaaaaaaaagccgaccacctcctaaaatcgaaaggtggtcggctttcaaaagaaggtggtcggcacacccggcttaaatgccgaatggaaaacactgcACGTGAAGATTAATTATTCAATTCTTAAAGCGTTATTTTCACATTTGGATGTATAATTTGCTGTTCAGACTAAAACCATTTAAGTTTCTATGGTAGCTAAAGACATCAATTTCGaattaaaatcttttatatatatataatcatgttCAACTGAAAGGTTTTAGCAATACACTAAGATTATAATCATTTATAATACTTATGTGTACTCTCTACGTATAAGATTTTCGCTGATAATCTCCTTTTTTAATAGCTcgtacaaaatattattttttcattaatttgttgCCACTTTATCTATTTCATTACGCCCATTTATGCAAAACATTAccgttatatataaatatatgaatatataatgtGTCTAAATTCAGCCCAACAATGTATGATCTGTACATTCGTGGGAGCAATTTGTTTGTTCTTCGCCGGttttcgaactcatgctactgagatattgtggCACTATATCGCCTTTCATTTTGCCCGACgtgctagaccactcgaccacctagacgctacaaaaataaagctttcggtgtccgtgtgttacctttcctcttAAGTTTTAATCTAGCATTTTAACACATTACATGATAATTAAGGCATGGAAATAGGTTTTGTTTTACAGATCAACTGAATTATCTATCGTTGAGGATCCTACACAGTGTGTGATGCAATATCAGAAAGAATTACATGATAAGTACGTTTGAATCAGTGACAAAACTAGGACAGAGTATATCCATCACATCACCAGTGATGGTGGTACAATACAACGTTACATGCTATAGATATGTATATGACATTATTCTTTTAAACTTAAACTAAAATCGCTTACATTAAAGAAACATCACATGCAGGCTATATATGTATATGGCATCATTAACTTCAGCTTAAATCGCTTGTTGTATGTCAAAGGAGGAATAAGACTGGCAAATCAAAACTACGAGTCTATATCTGTATGTATAAAAGTCTATTAAAAGAACCCACCAGTAAATTTGCTATGTACCGGATCGACTAGAATAGACGATACTGTGCAGATCAGGAAAATATTATACAAGTCTACAAATTTGTACAAAGGTACTTATATAAGATGGTATTATACGTATATGTTGTTATTATATCGTGTTAATAAATATTTGGGCTTAACAAATAGCCTTCGTCAGTGTCAAAAATGTTAACAATGCTGATAGTTTATGTAAAACAGTAATGCAGGTAAGTTTTGGTCTATTGacatgattgatttaaatttatataatatatatatatatttatgctaCATACATTGACTTCCCTCATCTTCTCCGTTCGGACAATCAATAACGCCATTACACTCTTTAAGAAAAGAGATACAACTACCTTCATGACACTGGAAATTGGCATTACAccctgaaaaaaataaacaattcatttatttAGATATATGCAAAGGACATTATATAATATATTCAGCGTCACACAGAATGCTAGATAACGATAACATCATTTTCtgtttttgtacaaattttattCCATATAATGACTCAATTGGACATGttcgattatttgttttaaaataaagataattgtattgtaaaaaacttAAAACGTTAGTTTTTATTGACGTTACTTGGTAGTCTAAATAAGGTCGTCGTTACGCAATACAGCGAATTATGTGTACTAGTACTTTTGTGATAAACgtagatatacatgtactgtcGTTATTCAGATCTGTTCttgttaatgataaaaaaaaatgttgtcaaattAAGATGAATACCACTTAAAACAAAGTGTTAACGTAAATTCAGATAGTTTTTTGggtgaatattttcaaaaatattatttccGGTCCTGGCAGAAAAGCAGAGTGAATTGCAATGAGCGTTTCTATAGGCATTATTTACTTCCAAGCCaggaccgaagctcataaactcggcaTTGAAAATGCAGGACTTCGGGAATGACCGGAGCGGCCGACAATCTTGCTTCGGGTGTTCAGGCAATGTAGGTTGTTGGGCCATTTACCTGTGCATCCGTCCTCGTCCTCACCAGTACCACAGTTAACTCTTCCATCACATTTAATAAATGAGGAATAACAGGCGCCATCACATGCAAAATGACCAGGGTATTCGTCACATCCGTCTAAAAAGAAAGATTATAttagttttttgtagacgaaacactcgTCTTcgtaaatacaaatttaatcctggtatatatgatgagtttatgcaAAAGTATAAACGTGATAAATAAAGGTAGCAGTAGCATACCGGTATGCAAACGTCAACAATGATTGAGGGCTGAAAATTCCGAGTTACACACTTAAACCGCGAGAAAAACCTCAAAtgttaaaggaaaacaaaacgagaggctctcaagagcctgtgtcgctcaccttggtctatgtgcatattaaacaatggacacagataaattcatgacataattgtgttttggtgatggtgatgtgtttgttgatcttattttactgaacattcttgttgctacaatcatctccatctataatgagattggcccagtaattacaatggaaaatattttctaaaaatttacaaaaatttatgaaaaatgataaaaattgactataaagggcaataactcctaaaggggtcaactgaccatttcagccatgttgacttatttgtaaatcttactttgctgaacattattgctgttacagtttatctctatctataataatattcaagataataaccaaaaacagcaaaaatgccctaaaattaccaattcaggggcagcaacccaacaacgggttgtcggattcatctgaaaatttgagggcagatagatcttgacctgataaacaattttttcccaggtcagatttgctctaaatgctttggttttggagaagatttttgtaaaagttaacgacgacggacgacggacgtcggacgccaagtgatgagaaaagctcacttggcccttcgggccaggtgagctaaaaacgagaCATAAACAATGAAGTTCAACATCATATTGTCTGTATTTtctggttttaaaaaaaacatcaaaagaggTTTAAGTTGATACAATCTCGTAAGTTTCGAAAGATGATCAAAATCAAGAAAACCTAAATTCAAAGAGAACAGATGACAGACCAAACTTCCACTTTTCACCAATAATAAAAATGCCAAACTAAAAGACAAGCTATTTTAATATGACGAGCTTCTTTCGCTTCGTAAATAAAACCATGATctcaattcaatatttaaaaggTCACAAAATATGGCAAGGTCAAATGCTAGCAATTGACGGAACCGGTGAAAACTAACTGCCATATTCCATACTTTGTACATGCGTTTTTCGGCGAAAAAGGAAACGCAATTAAGGAGTGAAATACTATATTATTGCCGCTGATCATAAAACTTATCTAGTGTTGACAGTTATGTCCCCTTAAATCTGCGTGAAtcattatttttctaatttttgtgctaGTTTTACATTTCTTAATCGGtgagagaaaaatatttctcctcactagtgaagtatctgttctcggcaaatgattagtcaaaaattttattatgacgtcaaaatgttttgttttcttctgcattttcctattgtgacgtcatgaaaaaatgCGACAATGCATAATGACGTCGCAtttaaagaacacaagtttctataaactttgaaaaagaaggatataAATCATCAGGGAAACAGATTCAACACTATTACTCGTGTAATACCATATGGCTCCACTCTCGACAGCCTGgcgcttttaaaaaataataaatttcactatctcgagtggagaaatatcgaaATATACaagttgcagtgtaggaatcaaTATTTCTACTATTTTGTGTTTGATGGACACCCCTTTTGATAAAATCTGTATGATTTAATAACACTTCACCGTAACGTATTTCTGAAGATATATATCCACTAAACGTTGGACAATAgattatgaaaataaattaaattaaactttaccTCCAGATATGCAATTATATTCGTCTTCTCCTGCTTTACAGTCGGCTATCTCATCGCATATCTTTGATGCATGTACACATGCACCATCTAATAAACAGGTAAGTTGTCCTGGAGGGCAAGCACCTgatgaaatacaaaatacaacaCCACATATGTTCTTATTCATCAATGGAAGGATactattttacatttatattttgccAACGATTAATAAGTATAACGATCGGATTTCTTAGCCTGGGTGGTTTCATGCATGGTCCCTGACgtataaaattagaaagaaggGAATAAGAGATGTTTATGATAATCTAAATACACaaacattgcacaaaatattatTGATTGATAGAAATACATAAAGAGGGCTTCTTTTACCTTTTAatccatttttataaaaaaaaaatattaataatttgttttGCAAGTCGAGGATTAATAAAATTGATTGTCAGGTTGTCGTCTGTGTGAGCCCGATGATTACGttataaaatgatttttatcaACTTAAACTCAGTAACATTTGAATTACTTGAGTTACTTACTTCAGCAAAACAAAACATTGGTGCTGATTTTGAATAACGGTAACGTTCAAGAAAATGTTAAACCAAGCGAAGCTAAACTATTGTTTAACGCGGacaaaaatatcacaaacataAAAAAGCTACATTTCTTGATTTTAAGTCATTTCGTCATAATTTTTGTTGTtatgataattcatttaaaatacaatatatgtatctGTGTTCATGTTAGAAACCAaagtattaaggtggtacatgaCACTACAAGGAAATAACTCTATTGAATAATCAGCTGAACGTTTAAATCATGTTCTATTGTTACATGTGTTAAGAAATATAAAGCTTCTAACGGATTagaattagtgtttgtcaaagtGATATATAGGTAATGCAATTTTTTCCTATACAGTTTgtggttcaattttttgttttatcgTTTGAAGTATTTTGTGAAAGGGTtacagtaaatattttgtcaaaattttatgaaaaattaaacgAACCCAATAAGATTTTTTTTGGTACTAAGTACTGATGATCCTGTTATACCATCTGGACTAATATTTTGAGCAATGTATAAAGTTGTGGTTtgcatattttaaatgaaaagacAGTATGTTAGCATATCTCATGGGCAAGTTCTAAATGTTTGAAGATAATATTAATACCCGTACCACATATCGCCTCATCGTCTTGCCATGGACAGTCCAATTGACCGTCACACACTTGAGAATAGTCTATGCATGACTTGTCCATACAGGTAAATTCCAAACATGCCTCTGGTTCTGTACCTGCAATTTAAACAGTTATGTTAAAACATCTATTCTATAGTTAATGTATAGGAATCGATGGTTCGACTGAGAGACTGAAGTCCGATGGTTCTTTTTTGAATGTGTGACATGGTCTATATGGCGCTTGTTTGGTGGTTTAAATTATAAAAACGTGCAGTTGTCAACAGAATGATTATCTACTTTTGCTGCATTCTCTCGTTGATTTACTTACACACATAGTAATCAGTttataaaggtaacagtagtagaatgctgttcgaaattcataaatcgattgagaaaagaAAATCCggataacaaacttaaactgcgggaaacgcatcaaatataagagaactacgataaaaacagaaacacaacataaaaatgtaacacaaacagaaactagctataatataacaatggccatttacctgacttggtaccggaCATTTAAATAAagggtgggttgaacctggttttgtggtatgccaaacctcccgcttttattgcaatgttaaatataacattaacatgacaacattacatgacaggactacaatacaggactacaatacacatAAATTCTGTTATTCATTGCACTACAacattactgtaaattcaaaaattattgcgaagtttttttttattgaagactAATGCGACTGCGTGAGTTTCGCAACACTAAGAACTCGaatattgatatttgaaacaTACATCTGTATGTAGATATTCCTGAAATCGCGATAGTTAAtcttgcatttttgtccattctagtaaaatccaaataataaatgcacgcaataatgtCTAGATTTACAGTACCACCAATGCACTTCGACGTAGccattaacaaaaaaaatgtcacaaaGCAACTTTTACATTTCAACGTGTCCTAAAAAACAAACACGTCATCACCAAACCATTggacttcagcgtgaccatcgcgatTCGGACACGTCATCACCAAACCATTGAACTTCAAcgtgaccatcgcggttcggACACGTCATCACCAAACCATTggacttcagcgtgaccatcgcggttcggACACGTCATCACCATACCATTggacttcagcgtgaccatcgcggttcACAGTACCATCACGATTCAGATTTCTACATATCGTTTGTATTTTATCTAAACTGCACTCCACATATAAAATAGATCTGCTGCTACATTCACACAATGACAAGTATAGGTATAGAATAACCACTTAATTTCACATTAGTTTTACTGATTTTGTGATTATTGAATGATAAGCTCATGCAACTAGCTTTTAAATAAACAACTATTTTTGGCGTAATGACTCAAGAATTA includes:
- the LOC139504058 gene encoding CUB domain-containing protein-like gives rise to the protein MAQQPTLPEHPKQDWCNANFQCHEGSCISFLKECNGVIDCPNGEDEGSQCLCSGFRCIGGTCIDDALRCDGNPDCPAQDDENKAACALTTQHVTTTVATTTTTTTQPTTTTQPTTTTQPSTTTQPTTTTLPTTTTLLTTTTLPTNTQMTTTQTTMKPEECGLDIIRDYLNGCSSAASVRMSIMMFGLCLVGALYVIT